One Hyphomicrobiales bacterium genomic window carries:
- a CDS encoding alpha-hydroxy acid oxidase, with protein MFTNPTLHSCLDARLIAKRRLPGMIFDYIDGAAGEGYGEALNREAIRAIRLMPRVLNNVEHRSLSVDVFDKKSALPFGISPMGMCNLAGPGTDQAFAGLAAKHAIPLGVSTASSTSLEELGMAAKGNAWFQLYFSGNENASNALIKRAENAGYRTLILTVDVPEVGRRPRELRRGFKMPFKMGPRQALDFALHPRWSLATLLQGRPQLANFGGEYGEFDRTSSRAGADWDLLKKIRDGWKGNLVVKGVLNVEDALKMRAMGVDAIQVSSHGGRQLDSAPTPIHALRSIRIAIGDDYPLFFDSGIRSGDDIIKAYAMGANFVFLGRPFSFAMAAAGAKGVAEMADVLATETSITLAQLGLSDINAVTHDVIVAD; from the coding sequence ATGTTCACTAACCCGACACTTCATTCCTGCCTAGATGCTCGGCTGATCGCGAAGCGGCGTTTGCCGGGCATGATTTTTGACTATATCGATGGCGCGGCAGGCGAAGGCTATGGCGAGGCGTTAAACCGCGAAGCAATACGCGCCATTCGCCTGATGCCCCGTGTTTTGAATAATGTCGAACACCGCTCCCTAAGCGTCGATGTTTTTGATAAAAAATCTGCCCTGCCTTTTGGCATCAGCCCGATGGGTATGTGTAATCTCGCGGGCCCAGGAACAGATCAAGCCTTTGCAGGTTTGGCTGCAAAGCACGCGATTCCGCTTGGAGTTTCCACCGCCTCATCCACATCGCTTGAAGAATTAGGCATGGCGGCAAAAGGCAATGCATGGTTCCAGCTTTATTTCAGCGGCAATGAAAATGCATCCAATGCGCTCATCAAACGTGCGGAAAACGCTGGTTACAGAACACTTATTCTGACTGTTGATGTGCCAGAAGTTGGGCGCAGGCCGCGCGAACTCAGGCGCGGATTTAAAATGCCGTTCAAAATGGGACCTCGCCAAGCGCTTGATTTTGCACTCCATCCACGATGGTCGCTTGCAACACTCCTTCAAGGCCGACCACAGCTTGCCAATTTTGGTGGGGAATACGGCGAATTTGATCGCACCAGCAGCCGTGCTGGCGCTGATTGGGATTTACTTAAAAAAATTCGCGATGGCTGGAAAGGTAATCTGGTTGTCAAAGGCGTTTTGAATGTTGAAGATGCGCTAAAAATGCGCGCTATGGGCGTTGACGCTATACAGGTTTCAAGCCACGGCGGGCGACAGCTCGATAGCGCCCCTACCCCGATCCATGCCCTGCGCTCCATTCGCATAGCTATTGGTGATGACTATCCTTTGTTTTTTGACAGCGGCATTCGAAGTGGCGATGATATTATCAAAGCCTATGCCATGGGCGCTAATTTCGTTTTTCTTGGTAGGCCCTTTTCGTTTGCTATGGCAGCTGCCGGTGCCAAAGGCGTTGCCGAGATGGCAGACGTACTGGCAACAGAAACGAGCATAACTCTAGCTCAACTGGGCCTATCAGACATCAACGCCGTTACTCACGATGTGATCGTCGCTGATTAA
- a CDS encoding fumarate hydratase C-terminal domain-containing protein, translating into MGDATPRTAGTDKYRKIRLSTTPTPEALAELRIGDVVYLDGLIYTAREGVYMRALEDKANIPMELPSESAANFHCSPAARINDDGTYELGAVTATASFRFSKWIGEWMAKSGAKLIIGKGGMSPSDYKEHFVPNGAIYLTTVGYGTGALLGRGVKRVKTVHWNKELGIAQAMWVLEAENMGPFIVESDLAGNSLFERENKKISENLDKVYEGTKPATLKRFGETDDKSDELIG; encoded by the coding sequence ATGGGAGATGCCACCCCTAGAACAGCAGGAACAGATAAATACAGAAAAATCCGCCTGAGCACGACGCCAACGCCTGAAGCCCTAGCCGAGCTTCGCATCGGTGATGTGGTTTATCTAGATGGCTTGATTTATACCGCCCGTGAGGGTGTTTATATGCGTGCACTTGAAGATAAGGCGAATATTCCAATGGAATTGCCAAGTGAGAGTGCCGCTAATTTCCATTGCTCGCCCGCAGCGCGCATCAACGATGACGGCACCTATGAGCTTGGTGCCGTGACGGCTACAGCCTCCTTCCGTTTTTCAAAGTGGATAGGCGAATGGATGGCTAAATCTGGCGCGAAGCTCATTATCGGCAAAGGTGGTATGAGCCCATCAGATTACAAAGAACATTTTGTGCCCAATGGCGCGATCTATTTAACGACCGTGGGCTATGGCACGGGCGCGCTTTTGGGGCGTGGTGTGAAGCGGGTGAAAACGGTGCACTGGAATAAAGAACTTGGTATTGCGCAAGCTATGTGGGTTTTAGAAGCTGAAAACATGGGCCCGTTTATTGTGGAAAGTGATCTCGCAGGTAACAGCTTGTTTGAGCGTGAAAACAAGAAGATTTCAGAAAACCTAGACAAAGTCTATGAAGGCACAAAACCTGCGACCCTCAAGCGGTTTGGTGAAACGGATGATAAGTCTGATGAATTGATCGGCTGA
- a CDS encoding fumarate hydratase encodes MISIDLIQSTAEVLMDKAAIEIPQDYLDGLKSAAKVEDGDLSSFVLQAMLENYEAAKEDRRAMCGDTGTPRWYVKMGNETQVEGGPIALEAALRRATANATNGVPLRPNRVHPLWRTDHDNNVGIGAPEIEYGYEPGGEWIDLITVHKGGLFGTDYRMLFPSDGIQGIKRFYLDSLVAFGKRGLACQPAIIGIGLGGCKDTCMVLGKRAACLRTVGSKNSDPKIAELEDELKELGNSIGMGAMGFVGKSMVVDAHIEVGYCHTGGMQMSVHAFCLSSRRAVARVYPDGRVEYRTDPDWFTDYQRRETVEWEMPPLEQQEQINTEKSA; translated from the coding sequence ATGATCTCGATTGATTTAATTCAAAGCACAGCAGAAGTCCTGATGGATAAGGCCGCGATTGAGATACCGCAAGATTATCTGGATGGTCTCAAGAGCGCTGCAAAGGTTGAGGATGGTGATCTTTCCTCTTTCGTACTTCAGGCAATGTTAGAAAACTATGAAGCCGCCAAAGAAGACCGCCGCGCTATGTGTGGTGATACAGGTACGCCGCGCTGGTATGTTAAAATGGGTAATGAAACTCAAGTGGAAGGCGGGCCAATCGCGCTTGAAGCGGCGTTGCGGCGCGCAACAGCCAATGCCACAAATGGCGTGCCACTACGCCCTAATCGTGTGCACCCTTTGTGGCGCACGGACCATGACAACAATGTTGGCATTGGCGCGCCAGAAATTGAATATGGCTATGAGCCGGGCGGTGAATGGATTGATCTCATCACGGTTCATAAGGGGGGCTTGTTTGGTACAGACTACAGAATGCTTTTTCCCTCCGACGGTATTCAGGGCATCAAGCGCTTTTATCTCGATAGTCTTGTGGCTTTTGGCAAGCGCGGCTTGGCCTGCCAGCCAGCCATTATAGGCATCGGGCTTGGCGGCTGCAAAGACACCTGCATGGTGCTTGGCAAACGTGCTGCTTGTTTGCGCACTGTTGGCTCTAAAAATTCAGACCCTAAAATTGCCGAGCTTGAAGACGAGTTAAAAGAATTGGGCAATAGCATCGGCATGGGCGCGATGGGCTTCGTCGGCAAGTCCATGGTGGTCGATGCGCACATTGAGGTGGGCTATTGCCATACGGGCGGCATGCAGATGTCGGTCCATGCTTTTTGTCTTTCATCGCGCCGCGCTGTGGCGCGCGTTTATCCAGATGGGCGTGTCGAATATCGCACAGACCCTGACTGGTTCACCGATTATCAACGCAGGGAGACTGTCGAATGGGAGATGCCACCCCTAGAACAGCAGGAACAGATAAATACAGAAAAATCCGCCTGA
- a CDS encoding FAD-binding protein encodes MATHDIERHDTDILILGTGGAGMFAALHAQQSAPKGTKITIAVKGLIGKCGCTRMVQGGYNVALGGGDTVERHFMDTIIGGKWLPDQDMAWKLCEQAVVRIRELENEIGCFFDRNADGSLHQKAFAGQTADRTVHKGDLTGIEIISRLMEQVLARPVEKLQEHRAIGLIPTKDGSALAGVLFIDMRTGKFRFVRAKTVLMGTGGGPTMYKYHTPSGDKTMDGLAMALRVGLPLRDMEMVQFHPTGLLAGDHTKMTGTVLEEGLRGAGGQLLNGAENRFMFDYDPLGERATRDVVSRGIYAEMKKNNSSQNGGVYISMAHLGVENVRQKFKGMVKRCADSGFDLAGGLVEVVPTAHYFMGGVVVDVDARTAMEGLYVAGEDAGGAHGSNRLGGNGVANSTVYGGVAGDVMGKDIRSMGALRDADESVLSAEVERACHPFSKKPANVQKLRMALQEAMWDDAGVIRNKVGMERGIARIEEIKAELMEIGVASDNLAFNLTWHDWLNMASLCDVSDVIARAGIERENSRGAHYREDFPDSGAMESSYYTVARKNGDTVDVTREDVQFTIVKPGETILPSSEPETLVAAQ; translated from the coding sequence ATGGCAACGCATGATATTGAAAGACATGACACAGATATTTTGATCCTTGGGACGGGTGGTGCTGGCATGTTTGCAGCCCTTCATGCTCAGCAATCTGCACCCAAAGGCACGAAGATCACAATTGCGGTAAAAGGGCTAATCGGAAAGTGCGGCTGCACTCGCATGGTGCAAGGTGGTTATAATGTCGCGCTGGGTGGCGGTGACACAGTTGAGCGCCATTTCATGGATACGATCATTGGCGGCAAATGGTTGCCTGATCAAGATATGGCTTGGAAGCTTTGCGAACAGGCTGTTGTGCGTATTCGCGAACTGGAAAATGAGATTGGCTGCTTCTTTGATCGTAATGCCGATGGTTCCCTGCATCAAAAAGCCTTCGCGGGGCAGACCGCTGACCGGACAGTTCACAAAGGTGATTTGACGGGTATTGAGATCATCAGCCGATTGATGGAACAAGTGCTTGCTCGGCCCGTTGAAAAACTTCAAGAACACCGAGCCATAGGTTTAATTCCGACTAAAGACGGCAGCGCACTGGCTGGTGTTTTATTCATCGATATGCGCACAGGTAAGTTCAGGTTCGTGCGGGCGAAAACCGTCTTGATGGGAACGGGTGGTGGTCCCACCATGTATAAATATCATACGCCTTCCGGTGATAAGACAATGGACGGTCTTGCCATGGCTTTGCGTGTTGGTCTTCCCTTGCGCGATATGGAAATGGTGCAGTTCCATCCAACCGGATTGCTAGCGGGTGATCATACAAAAATGACAGGAACCGTTTTGGAAGAAGGCTTGCGCGGGGCAGGCGGGCAACTTCTCAACGGGGCTGAAAACCGTTTTATGTTTGATTATGACCCCCTTGGTGAACGTGCGACACGCGATGTTGTTAGTCGTGGTATTTATGCAGAAATGAAGAAAAACAATTCGTCCCAAAACGGCGGCGTTTATATCTCCATGGCGCATCTTGGCGTTGAAAATGTCCGCCAAAAATTCAAAGGCATGGTCAAGCGCTGCGCTGACAGTGGTTTTGATCTGGCCGGTGGCTTGGTTGAGGTCGTGCCGACCGCGCATTACTTCATGGGCGGGGTGGTCGTAGATGTTGATGCACGCACGGCAATGGAAGGTCTTTATGTCGCAGGCGAAGACGCTGGCGGCGCGCATGGCTCTAACCGTCTTGGTGGCAATGGTGTTGCCAATTCCACGGTCTATGGTGGAGTAGCTGGTGATGTGATGGGTAAAGATATTCGCTCAATGGGCGCTTTGCGTGATGCGGATGAAAGTGTTTTGAGTGCCGAGGTTGAGCGGGCTTGTCATCCTTTCTCAAAGAAACCAGCTAATGTTCAAAAACTGCGAATGGCATTGCAAGAAGCGATGTGGGATGATGCGGGCGTGATCCGTAACAAGGTTGGCATGGAGCGTGGAATTGCGCGAATTGAAGAAATCAAAGCGGAACTCATGGAGATTGGCGTTGCCTCAGACAATCTTGCCTTTAATCTGACGTGGCATGATTGGCTCAATATGGCGAGTTTGTGTGATGTATCCGATGTCATAGCGAGAGCGGGTATTGAGCGCGAAAATTCACGCGGCGCGCATTACCGCGAGGATTTTCCTGATAGCGGTGCTATGGAAAGCTCTTATTATACGGTCGCGCGCAAAAATGGTGATACAGTTGATGTGACACGCGAAGATGTCCAATTTACAATCGTCAAACCGGGGGAGACCATTTTGCCCTCTAGTGAACCTGAAACTTTGGTGGCCGCACAATGA
- the sdhC gene encoding succinate dehydrogenase, cytochrome b556 subunit gives MIRPHRSHPLWYAYALHRISGLGLALFLPLHFYVLSKALTAPDELDQFLQLAENPLVKLVEFGLVFGLAVHMFGGLRLIALEWLPWSSKQKTMAALAIAVSFLISSTFFLKAI, from the coding sequence ATGATCCGTCCACACCGCTCTCACCCTCTATGGTATGCCTATGCTTTACACCGCATATCTGGTCTTGGTCTGGCGCTTTTCCTACCTTTGCATTTCTATGTCTTGTCTAAAGCATTGACCGCGCCCGATGAGCTGGATCAATTTTTACAGCTGGCGGAAAACCCACTGGTTAAGCTAGTGGAATTCGGTCTTGTGTTTGGTCTTGCCGTTCATATGTTTGGCGGCCTGCGGCTTATTGCGCTTGAATGGCTCCCATGGTCGAGTAAACAAAAAACGATGGCGGCTTTGGCTATCGCTGTTTCGTTTTTAATTTCCAGCACTTTCTTTTTAAAGGCGATTTGA
- a CDS encoding succinate dehydrogenase has protein sequence MLDIRLYMLQRITALIMAPLTIGHLAVMIYAIQDGLSTGEILGRTQGSIFWFLFYGSFVVAVSIHAAIGLRVIVHEMTGLKDIPLRAFTWGVGLLLLAMGMQAVMAVTLS, from the coding sequence ATGTTGGATATCCGCCTCTATATGCTGCAACGCATAACTGCGCTGATCATGGCGCCACTAACCATCGGTCATCTCGCTGTGATGATATATGCGATCCAAGACGGCTTGAGTACGGGCGAGATTTTAGGGCGTACACAGGGAAGCATTTTCTGGTTTTTATTCTATGGCAGCTTTGTTGTTGCGGTCTCCATTCACGCGGCAATAGGCCTGCGCGTTATTGTGCATGAGATGACGGGTTTAAAAGATATTCCTTTGCGGGCTTTCACATGGGGTGTGGGGCTTTTGCTCCTCGCCATGGGGATGCAGGCTGTCATGGCGGTGACGCTGTCATGA
- a CDS encoding 2Fe-2S iron-sulfur cluster-binding protein — MSSDAEFLNVSVWRGDEVSGKYQTFKVPALGSQTVLDVVAWIQQNEDPTLSYRFACRVGMCGSCAMMVNGVPRWTCRTHISKVTQDDSLEIAPLRNLPVIKDLATDMDPFFDKWVEAEGLHHPSKTRHDPIEAVDPKSAARAEADTGIECINCSICYASCDTVAGNADYLGPAALQRAWTLYNDEKNESRQFILDAVSGKGGCHNCHSQGSCSLHCPNELNPMKAIAGLKKATASTFFTRGK, encoded by the coding sequence TTGTCTAGCGATGCAGAATTTTTAAATGTCTCTGTGTGGCGCGGTGATGAAGTGTCTGGAAAATATCAGACTTTCAAAGTTCCTGCTCTCGGTAGCCAGACAGTATTGGATGTTGTCGCGTGGATACAGCAGAATGAAGATCCAACATTATCCTATCGTTTTGCTTGTCGTGTCGGCATGTGTGGATCATGCGCTATGATGGTCAATGGCGTGCCGCGCTGGACATGCCGCACCCATATTTCAAAAGTTACGCAAGACGATAGTTTAGAAATAGCACCATTGCGCAATTTGCCAGTGATCAAAGACCTTGCAACTGACATGGATCCATTTTTCGATAAATGGGTTGAGGCCGAAGGCCTGCATCATCCCTCTAAAACGCGCCATGATCCGATTGAAGCAGTTGATCCGAAAAGTGCGGCGCGCGCCGAGGCCGATACAGGGATTGAATGCATCAATTGTTCTATCTGTTATGCCTCTTGCGACACGGTAGCGGGTAATGCAGATTATCTCGGCCCTGCCGCTCTTCAGCGCGCATGGACGCTTTATAATGATGAGAAAAATGAAAGCCGCCAATTTATTCTTGATGCGGTATCGGGCAAAGGCGGGTGCCACAATTGCCACAGTCAGGGCAGCTGTTCTCTCCATTGTCCAAATGAATTAAACCCGATGAAAGCGATTGCCGGTTTGAAAAAAGCAACAGCCAGCACCTTCTTTACGAGGGGGAAATAG
- a CDS encoding NUDIX domain-containing protein has product MHRVGVLPFDIRSGDMALLFVTSQTRGRWILPKGWKKKNETNEDACAREAFEEAGVHGTVLSDFAITTVISRQTDQGLEDIVVTYYPFLVHEQVSKWPERKKRERHWTLFEDAKKIVYREDFFNLLQRFEKLQPWIIEAAEDYKLQQKEALKLVR; this is encoded by the coding sequence ATGCATCGAGTTGGAGTCTTACCATTTGATATAAGAAGCGGCGATATGGCGTTGCTTTTTGTGACCTCACAAACACGAGGGCGCTGGATATTGCCTAAAGGTTGGAAAAAGAAAAACGAGACCAATGAGGACGCCTGTGCGCGCGAAGCTTTTGAAGAAGCCGGTGTGCATGGAACCGTGTTAAGTGATTTTGCCATCACGACGGTCATAAGCCGTCAGACAGACCAAGGCCTTGAAGACATTGTGGTCACATATTATCCATTTCTAGTTCATGAACAGGTATCAAAATGGCCTGAGCGCAAGAAAAGAGAGCGTCATTGGACACTGTTTGAGGACGCAAAAAAAATTGTTTATCGCGAGGACTTTTTTAATCTTCTCCAACGTTTTGAGAAATTGCAGCCGTGGATTATAGAAGCTGCAGAAGATTATAAATTGCAGCAGAAAGAAGCGCTGAAGCTGGTACGGTAA
- a CDS encoding inorganic phosphate transporter has protein sequence MAEIPKKPENRYINDLRRLDFSQSVALKVRGAIAPVGLSLIFLAGIALFAGSGFTGLGEEALLIAVAAVIGGYMAINIGANDVANNMGPAVGGKVLTVFAAIVIAVICESAGALLAGGDVVSTISKGIITPNEDIAVVDFRFLMLSALLAAALWINLATILGAPVSTTHSIVGGVLGGGIAAAGFGLVNWVTMSKIAASWVISPVFGAAVSALLLLFINVRIFDQKDRVAAAKRWVPILIGLMAAAFAAYMAMKGLKKIWRPSTIEITIFSLVAFGGAFLLAKPYIAKCVVGMNNDRKGINSLFNIPLIAGAALLSFAHGANDVANAVGPLAAIVSTVGEGSEIASKVSIPLWVMVIGAFGIALGLGLFGPKLIAIVGEKITRLNSPRAYCVALSAAVTVLIATTLGLPVSSTHIAVGAVFGVGFLREFTENPNRRKRRATYKLNKTADDAFATNTVRGKRRLVRRRFVISIAAAWVITVPASALLSAAIYNLLQLL, from the coding sequence ATGGCTGAGATACCTAAGAAACCTGAAAATCGATATATCAATGACCTTCGTCGTCTAGATTTCAGTCAATCAGTTGCTCTGAAAGTGCGCGGAGCAATCGCGCCAGTTGGCTTATCGCTTATTTTTCTTGCAGGTATCGCATTGTTTGCAGGCAGCGGCTTTACCGGACTTGGTGAAGAGGCGCTTTTGATCGCAGTTGCCGCTGTCATTGGCGGCTATATGGCGATCAACATCGGTGCGAATGATGTTGCCAATAATATGGGGCCTGCTGTCGGTGGTAAAGTCCTTACGGTTTTTGCAGCCATCGTTATTGCCGTAATCTGTGAGAGCGCAGGCGCCTTGTTGGCAGGTGGCGATGTGGTGAGCACGATTTCAAAGGGGATTATCACACCCAATGAAGATATCGCGGTTGTCGATTTTCGATTTTTAATGTTGAGCGCTTTACTCGCCGCGGCTTTATGGATCAATCTTGCGACCATTTTGGGCGCGCCTGTTTCAACAACCCATTCCATTGTTGGTGGCGTGTTGGGTGGTGGCATTGCTGCTGCTGGTTTTGGGCTTGTAAATTGGGTGACCATGTCAAAAATTGCCGCCAGCTGGGTTATCTCACCGGTGTTCGGCGCCGCGGTTTCGGCCCTTTTACTTCTTTTTATTAATGTCAGAATTTTTGATCAAAAAGACAGGGTTGCCGCAGCTAAGCGTTGGGTGCCGATTTTGATTGGTCTTATGGCAGCAGCTTTTGCAGCCTATATGGCAATGAAGGGTCTCAAGAAAATATGGAGGCCGTCGACAATTGAAATTACCATTTTCTCATTGGTGGCCTTCGGTGGCGCTTTTTTGTTGGCAAAGCCTTATATTGCAAAATGCGTAGTGGGCATGAATAATGATCGAAAGGGTATCAACTCACTTTTCAATATACCGTTGATCGCTGGTGCCGCTCTTCTTTCTTTTGCCCATGGCGCAAACGACGTGGCTAACGCAGTTGGACCACTGGCTGCGATAGTTTCAACGGTTGGCGAAGGCAGCGAAATTGCCAGCAAAGTATCTATTCCACTATGGGTTATGGTGATTGGTGCTTTTGGTATCGCGCTGGGGCTTGGTCTTTTTGGTCCCAAACTGATCGCGATTGTTGGTGAAAAGATCACACGGCTTAACTCGCCTCGCGCTTATTGCGTGGCTTTGTCAGCGGCTGTCACTGTGTTGATTGCTACCACGCTTGGGCTTCCGGTTAGCTCAACGCACATTGCTGTTGGTGCAGTGTTTGGTGTTGGTTTCTTGCGAGAATTCACAGAAAATCCCAATCGTCGAAAACGCCGCGCAACTTATAAGCTAAATAAGACGGCCGATGATGCTTTTGCAACGAATACGGTTCGAGGAAAAAGACGGCTTGTACGTCGTAGATTTGTGATTTCGATCGCGGCAGCTTGGGTGATTACCGTACCAGCTTCAGCGCTTCTTTCTGCTGCAATTTATAATCTTCTGCAGCTTCTATAA